In Flavobacterium luteolum, the DNA window TCCAAAAACTATTTTTCAACTTTATTTCTGGGGTAATTTTTTTACCTGCATCCTTATTTTTAGTTTTTCTTTTTCGTATGCCACTAGCGATAATAAGAAAATACTAAAATGGTTTGGGTTAGGCAAATTAATACTTACGCTCGCTTGGATAATGGCTCTTTTACGCAATATCATTCCAGATTTTGTTTCTATCAATATTGCCAATTCCATGATTTTTGGAGCCTGCTGCTTTGAAACGATCGCCATGTTATCGCTCATTAAAGCGCAAGCAAAAAGGCTTTTTCAGATCCAGATTGCCATTACCACTGTGGCAATATTATTTTTTAATATTGCTACGCTTTTTGATGCAAGCATGAATACTCGAGTAATTATTGGTGGCGTTGGTATATTTGCCATTTATTTATTGCCTACTATAACTTATTTTACAGAAAAAGAAAAAAGCTTTTTTAAGACTTTTTATGTTATGTGTTATATGGCATTTGAAGTTTTAATCGCAATAAGAGCGGTTCACAGGTATCTTTATCCGCAAAACTTAATTATTTCAAATGACACTCTGGATAGTTTGTACAGCATTTGCCTATTTCTTTTGACCTTAATTGGAATCGTAGGTTTTTTGCTTTTGGTGAAAGAAAGACAGGATAATAAAATCAAAAAGCTTTTAAGCGATAAAAACCAATTTTTCTCTATTATTTCTCACGATTTAAGAGGTCCTTTAGGATCATCGGTTTCATTATCGGAGATTTTGCTTGAAAATATAGACCAATACAGCCGTGAAGAAATTAAGGAAATATCGGAAATGCTGC includes these proteins:
- a CDS encoding sensor histidine kinase, which codes for MFELLQVDPKTIFQLYFWGNFFTCILIFSFSFSYATSDNKKILKWFGLGKLILTLAWIMALLRNIIPDFVSINIANSMIFGACCFETIAMLSLIKAQAKRLFQIQIAITTVAILFFNIATLFDASMNTRVIIGGVGIFAIYLLPTITYFTEKEKSFFKTFYVMCYMAFEVLIAIRAVHRYLYPQNLIISNDTLDSLYSICLFLLTLIGIVGFLLLVKERQDNKIKKLLSDKNQFFSIISHDLRGPLGSSVSLSEILLENIDQYSREEIKEISEMLHDSNKNIYKLLENLLEWSRVQTGMITFNPKNILLNALIEENIELSKNVALNKNISILFESDELVETAADQNMISTILRNLLSNAIKFTDKNGEVKVKLLKANQKVEISITDNGIGVPDAIKEKLFKINGKVLQKGTENELGSGLGLLLCKEFVSIHEGTVWVESEMGKGSSFKFTLPLLLN